In the genome of Planctomyces sp. SH-PL62, the window GTCGCCCCGCAACCCGATCGTCCGGTCGCTGGCCTGGCTGAGCGACGCCGTGCTGCGGCAGGCCGACCGCGTGGTGGTCCTGGGCCCCTACATGGCCGACCGGATCCTGATGAAGAGGGTCCGGCCCGACCGCATCGTCACGATCCCGGTCTGGAGCCGCAAGGACGAGGTCTACCCGGTCGCCCACGCTTCGAACGGCTTTCGGAAGAGGCTCGGGTTCGGCGACGAGCTGGTCTGCATGTACTCCGGGAACCTGGGCCTGGCCCACACGTTCGACGAGTTCCTGGAGGCGGCCCGGCGGCTCCGCGACAAGAAGGACGTGGTCTTCCTCTACATCGGCGGCGGACCCAGGCTCGCCGAGGTGAAGGCGGCCAAGGAGCGAGACGGGCTCGACAACGTCCGCATCCTGGACTACGTGGCCCGCGAGGAGCTGCACCTGTCGCTGTCGACGGCCGACGTCCACCTGATCTCGATGCGGCCGGAGATGACCGGGATCGTCGTGCCGGGCAAGCTCTACGGCATCATGGCGGCCGCGCGACCGGCCCTGTTCGTCGGCCCTCCCCACTGCGAGTCGGCCGACCTGATCCGGCGCTCCGGCGGCGGCTTCGCGGTCCCCTTCGGCGACGCCGACGGCGTCGTCGCGGCCCTGGAACGGCTCCGCGCCGACCGCAACCTCGCCCGGCAGATGGGCGAGAAAGCCCGCCACGCGTTCATCGCCTCGCACGAGATGGGGCCCTGCTGCTACCAGTGGTTCGAGCTGGCCCGAGGCCTGGTCACGCCCACCAGGCCGGCCTCGCACGCCGTCGCCGTCCCGTCGAGGGCGGGGGCGATCGAAGTCGGCTGAGCCCGGACCGGACGAGACGGCCTCCGGGCCTCGTCGAAACGTATCGAAGATCGTCTCCAGCCTCAGTCTCTCGGGAGGAACGCGTCGTGGAGCTTCGCAGCCGCGGAACCAGCCTACTCGCCTTGACCCTGTTCGCCGCGACCGCCGCCGGCCTGTCGGCGCAGACCGCTCCGACCGAGAGCGTCGCCGACATCCAGAACCGCCACGACCGCGCCCTCGTCCGCGAGCTGGGCGAGTACCTGATCCGCAACCCCAAGGCCGAGGACCGCGACCAGGCCTACGCGGCGCTCTTCAACAAGGCGATCGAGCACGACTGGTTCGCCGAGAACCAGGAGGCCGCCGAACGCTACCTGAAGGACGACCCCGAAGGCCCCGTCCGCGCGCTCGCCCAGATCATCGCCGTCATGGCGAAGGCCCAGGCGAAGCAGTTCCCGGACGCTTTGGCCCGCTATCAGGAGCTGATCCAGGGCCTGAACGCGGCCGAGCAGGAGGAGTTCGCCGTCAGCTTCTCGGAGACCTTCGCCATCTCGGCCGTCGTGGCCGGCGAGGTCGACGTCGCCGCCCAGGTCTATCAGAGCCTCGCCGCCAAGTTCCCCGAGAGCGCCGCCGTCCGGCAGAAGGCCGAGACCGAACTGGCCCGACTCGCCCGCGTGGGACGCCCCGCGCCGAACGTGGAGGCCCAGGATCTCGAAGGGAAGACCGTGCGGCTCGCCGACTTCCGGGGCAAGTTCGTCCTGGTCGACTTCTGGGCGACCTGGTGCACCCCCAACCTCGTCGAATTGCCGCGACTCCAGGAAGCCCACCGCAAGTACCACGACGCCGGCTTCGAGATCGTCAGCGTCAGCCTGGACGACACCCGGACGGCCGTCGTCGACTTCGTCAAGGCCCGCAAGATCCCCTGGGTCCAGCTCCACAACGCCACGGCCGGCGTCGACCTGATCGACGCCTTCGGCGTGAGCTCGATCCCGGCGAGCTACCTCGTCGACCCCCAGGGGAACGTCGTCCGGCTCGACCTCCGCGGCGGCGCGCTCGACGAGGCGCTGGCGAAGCTGATCAAGACGGGTGGCTGAGGCCGGCCATCGCGGGAGGATCCAAAACGCCGGCGGCCGTCCTCACCCGGGGACGGCCGCCGGTTTCGCTTCCGGTTGGATCAGGTCGGGATCGAGCCCGGCCTGATCGTCCCCCGCTCGCTCGTTTGCAGACCGGGCCCGCCGCACGGCCTTCGTGTACAGCATGTTGAACACGAAGGTGAAGAGTAGCGACAGGGTGATCGCGACGGTGGCCGGGCCGGAACCGGCGTCGTTTTCGAAGGCCCCCGAGGCGGCGATGATCCCGACCAGGGGCGTCGCCGAGAAGATCATCGCGGGCCGGGCGTCCCCGTTCATCACGTTGCCGATCGACACGATCGTGATCACGCCCAGGATCAGCGGCAGGACCCAGGCCACGAAC includes:
- a CDS encoding glycosyltransferase family 4 protein; this encodes MVNRKLWFRGGPEAARPAAQRPHAFGIAQDATADEPEPGPARVRPGKRILLINQYYWPDHASTAQHLTDLAESLADRGFECHVLCAQSRYKPGDPAPPAEEVHNGVHIHRVPATSLGRKSTLSRMTDYLSFYARAVVKAFRLPRFDLVVTLTTPPIIGLVGTLLRRMKGSTHVCWSMDLHPDASLALRRMSPRNPIVRSLAWLSDAVLRQADRVVVLGPYMADRILMKRVRPDRIVTIPVWSRKDEVYPVAHASNGFRKRLGFGDELVCMYSGNLGLAHTFDEFLEAARRLRDKKDVVFLYIGGGPRLAEVKAAKERDGLDNVRILDYVAREELHLSLSTADVHLISMRPEMTGIVVPGKLYGIMAAARPALFVGPPHCESADLIRRSGGGFAVPFGDADGVVAALERLRADRNLARQMGEKARHAFIASHEMGPCCYQWFELARGLVTPTRPASHAVAVPSRAGAIEVG
- a CDS encoding TlpA disulfide reductase family protein produces the protein MELRSRGTSLLALTLFAATAAGLSAQTAPTESVADIQNRHDRALVRELGEYLIRNPKAEDRDQAYAALFNKAIEHDWFAENQEAAERYLKDDPEGPVRALAQIIAVMAKAQAKQFPDALARYQELIQGLNAAEQEEFAVSFSETFAISAVVAGEVDVAAQVYQSLAAKFPESAAVRQKAETELARLARVGRPAPNVEAQDLEGKTVRLADFRGKFVLVDFWATWCTPNLVELPRLQEAHRKYHDAGFEIVSVSLDDTRTAVVDFVKARKIPWVQLHNATAGVDLIDAFGVSSIPASYLVDPQGNVVRLDLRGGALDEALAKLIKTGG